Proteins from a genomic interval of Medicago truncatula cultivar Jemalong A17 chromosome 3, MtrunA17r5.0-ANR, whole genome shotgun sequence:
- the LOC11422681 gene encoding RNA cytosine-C(5)-methyltransferase NSUN2 — translation MGRGKGGKSRTQRKHFQHNRENVWKQPRPESSSITNNLFDIQNPDFDHYYKEQNIVSLEEWDSFMQVLRTPLPAAFRINSSSLFHADIRSQLENDFAPALQAMVDEVDEEEAIRPLPWYPNNLAWHSNFSRMQLRKNQSLKRFHEFLKLENEIGNITRQEAVSMVPPLFLDVHSNHVVLDMCAAPGSKTFQLLEILHRSTKAGSLPDGMVVANDLDVQRCNLLIHQIKRMCTANLIVTNHEAQHFPRCQLNMDCDIMGPDQHNSQLLFDRVLCDVPCSGDGTLRKAPDLWRRWNTGTGNGLHNLQILVAMRGLSLLKVGGRMVYSTCSINPIENEAVIAEILRRCEGSIELVDVSGELPQLICRPGLKTWKVCDKGKYLVSCKEVPKVLRNVVLPSMFPNGGSYQDTDCNSNCDVNGHSEDGVQEAENHMMHEFTEELSDFPLDRCMRLLPHDQNSGAFFIAVLQKVSHLPAIEVKIRKKVDRQHVESVNQGNEDAQVLQINPSESTRDEEVCEQVSEDNKNEPNTADLKFSPVIDEGDSEEAQEPHNEENMAKITPSKRKLQIQGKWRGVDPVVFFKDEAIIKSIKAFYGINEHFPLDGHLLTRNSDTSNVKRLYYISKPVKNVLELNLSVGQQLKITSVGVKIFERQKSREGRSVECAFRITSEGLPLILPHITKQILSASPIDFKHLLQYKNIKFAEFVDAKFGEKATNLMPGCCVVVLGEGNRTAAEALHVHESSIAIACWKGGASLTVMVTSIECQELLERLLMRLDRATEKGSSIDEK, via the exons atggGGAGAGGCAAAGGAGGGAAGAGCCGAACTCAGCGCAAGCACTTCCAGCATAACAGAGAGAACGTTTGGAAGCAACCGCGTCCAGAATCATCATCCATTACAAATAATCTTTTCGATATTCAAAATCCCGATTTCGATCACTATTACAAGGAGCAGAACATCGTTTCACTCGAAGAATGGGATTCGTTTATGCAAGTTCTCCGAACTCCATTACCTGCAGCATTTAGAATCAATTCCag TAGCCTTTTTCATGCTGATATTCGGTCTCAACTAGAAAATGATTTTGCACCTGCACTTCAGGCCATG GTTGATGAAGTGGATGAGGAGGAAGCTATTAGACCTTTGCCATGGTATCCTAACAATCTTGCTTGGCATTCTAATTTTTCCCGTATGCAGCTTAGGAAGAATCAATCACTTAAGAG GTTTCATGAATTCTTAAAGCTAGAAAATGAAATTGGAAATATTACGAGACAGGAAGCTGTTAGCATG GTGCCTCCTCTGTTCTTAGATGTACATTCAAATCATGTTGTACTTGATA TGTGTGCTGCGCCAGGTTCAAAAACATTCCAATTGCTTGAGATTTTACATAGATCAACTAAAGCAGGATCACTGCCTGATGGAATG GTTGTAGCAAATGATCTAGATGTACAAAGATGTAATCTTCTCATCCACCAAATAAAACGAATGTGCACAGCAAATCTAATTGTCACCAACCATGAAGCTCAGCACTTCCCAAGATGTCAGTTGAACATGGATTGTGATATAATGGGTCCAGATCAGCATAATTCCCAACTGCTATTTGATCGTGTTCTATGTGACGTACCATGCAGTGGGGATGGTACCCTCCGCAAGGCACCCGATCTCTGGAGGAGATG GAACACAGGGACAGGAAATGGGCTTCACAACCTACAAATTTTAGTTGCCATGCGAG GCCTATCTTTACTTAAAGTTGGTGGAAGAATGGTTTATTCAACCTGCTCAATAAATCCTATTGAGAATGAAGCTGTCATTGCAGAG ATTTTGCGGAGGTGTGAAGGGTCTATTGAACTTGTTGATGTCTCCGGTGAGCTTCCCCAACTTATTTGTCGTCCAGGTCTAAAGACATGGAAG GTATGTGACAAGGGCAAGTACTTGGTTTCCTGTAAAGAGGTTCCCAAGGTTCTTAGAAATGTAGTTCTCCCCAGCATGTTTCCAAATGGCGGAAGCTATCAAGATACTGACTGTAACAGTAATTGCGATGTTAACGGACATTCTGAAGATGGTGTTCAAGAAGCAGAGAATCATATGATGCATGAGTTTACTGAGGAACTTTCTGATTTCCCACTCGATCGATGCATGCGGTTACTGCCCCATGATCAGAACTCTGGAGCCTTCTTTATAGCCGTATTGCAAAAAGTTTCTCACCTGCCAG CAATTGAggtaaaaatcagaaaaaaagtTGATAGGCAACATGTAGAATCAGTAAACCAGGGAAATGAGGATGCACAAGTATTGCAGATTAATCCATCAGAAAGTACACGCGACGAAGAAGTTTGTGAACAAGTTTCCGAGGATAATAAAAATGAACCCAACACTGCAGATTTGAAATTTAGTCCTGTTATAGATGAAGGAGATTCCGAGGAAGCCCAGGAGCCCCACAATGAAGAAAACATGGCAAAGATCACTCCAAGCAAAAGAAAGCTTCAGATACAAGGCAAATGGAGAGGCGTTGACCCTGTTGTCTTCTTCAAAGATGAAGCAATTATTAAGAGCATAAAGGCATTTTATGGTATCAATGAGCATTTTCCATTAGATGGTCACCTTTTGACAAGAAACAGCGATACAAGCAATGTAAAAAGACTTTACTACATCTCCAAGCCAGTTAAGAATGTTCTTGAGTTGAACTTGTCAGTTGGACAGCAACTGAAAATAACTTCTGTTGGCGTGAAAATTTTT GAAAGACAAAAGTCACGTGAAGGTAGGTCTGTAGAATGTGCTTTCCGAATCACTTCTGAAGGATTGCCTCTTATCCTCCCTCACATCACCAAACAGATCCTAAGCGCATCTCCTATAGATTTCAAGCATCTTCTCcagtataaaaatataaaatttgcaGAATTTGTGGATGCCAAATTTGGTGAAAAGGCAACAAACCTAATGCCAGGCTGTTGTGTGGTAGTTCTGGGCGAAG GTAACAGAACCGCCGCAGAGGCCCTCCATGTGCATGAATCATCAATAGCCATTGCATGCTGGAAAGGCGGGGCAAGTTTGACTGTGATGGTTACTTCAATAGAATGCCAAGAACTGCTTGAAAGGCTTTTAATGCGTTTAGACAGAGCCACTGAAAAGGGCTCCTCCATTGATGAGAAGTGA